GTAAATTTTGACTGAAACCAATAAAACTTAGTAATAATAGTAAACTAAAAAGTGTTTTTTTGAAAATGACATTTTTCATAATTTAAAATTTTAAGAAGTTTAAGGGTTTACAAATATTATCTAAAGATACCTAAATCTACCTTTAAAGAAAAAATATTTGAGTACAAAGCTGTACTTTGATTGCCTAAATCAGTCAAAGCATAATCGACCTGAATGCCTTTGTACTTAAAACCCAGACCAATATTAGGTTGAAAATTTACTTTTTCAGTATTGTCTAATTGTGTTACATTCTGAAAATTTCCTGCTCCCGCTCTCAAAAATACAAGATCAGTATATCCAAATTCAAAACCAAGTGCGGGATCAATACTTACTACTTTTGATGATATGATATCATTAGTTTGCTCAAAACGCATATTCAAATTTGTTGCAACTAAAAGGCTATAATCATTGTGAAAATCAAACCTTTTTGAAACTCCTAATTGTGCTTTTGGCAGCGTTATTTCCGTACTTTCAGGCAATTCATTATTTTTTCCTGGAATAGCGTTGGCAATTTTAGCATATTCCTGCTCATCAATATTCCAGACATTATAAGTAGTAGTAATATCTCGAAGCATTAGACCAAATTTCCAGTCATTTCGCTCAAACTGTAATCCAACATCAAAACCAAAACCCCATGAATTGGCAAATTTTCCAATAATTCTTCTAATTATTTTTGCATTTACTCCATATTGAAATCCTTCGACAGGTAGTTTTCTGGCGTATGAAAAAGTAAACCCATAATCGGCAGTTGAGAATAAGCTAATTCGATTGTAATCAATGTTTCCTTGATTGTCAATCAATTGTGTCGTATCCATAATATCGTCAACACCAAAACGGATCATCGAAATTCCCCAGGCACTTCTGTCATCAATTGGGCTTGCGTATCCTATAAAGTCGTATTGTGCAATATTAGCAAAATAGTTGGCATGCATTAAAGATATTTGATGATCTTCAAGATGGGTTAAACCTGCCGGATTCCAATAAACAGAATTTACATCATTTGTAGAAGCAACTACTGCGCTCGACATCCCCAATGCGGCAGCATCAACACCAATATTCATAAATTCATTCGAATATTTTCGAACAGTTTGTCCATAGTGTACAGTGCAACTACTAAATAATAAAAACGCGAGGATTTTCTTCAACGGATATTTTTTTGCAAACCGAAGTCTGTTTTAATTTTTATCAAAAATATAATATTTTACTCAGGAAAATTATTCCTTTTGAGAAATATTGCGAAAGAATCATTTTACTTGATAAGCATTTTATGAAAGAAGAGATTGTATTCAAAATTTAGTAACATTTTTTATTACTAATAGTAACAATGTTATTTATTTTATGCGAAATTTGTCGTTTCCAAATTAAAACTATAAATCATGAATATTAAAAAACACATTCCTAATTTAATTACACTAATTAACCTTTTTTGTGGCTGTATCGCAGTTGTTTTTGTTTCTAGAGGTATTGAAACAGGTGATTCTTGGAACTATGAAATGGCTTTTTATATGGTGTGTTTAGGGATCTTTTTTGATTTTTTTGATGGTTTTTTTGCCCGATTATTTAAAGTTTCAAGCCCACTTGGATTACAGCTTGATTCATTGGCAGATATGGTAACCAGCGGTGTTGCGCCAGGTTATGTTATGTATAGTTTGTTTACCAATAGCGCACACGAATTAGGAACAAATCCTGCGATTCCGTTTTTAGGATTTATTATAACTTTAGGATCTTGTTACCGATTGGCAAATTTTAATATTGATACACGTCAAACAGATTCGTTTATTGGTTTGCCAACTCCGGCAAATGCTCTTTTTATATTGAGTTTGCCTTTGGTTTTGAAATTTTCAGATTCTTTAATGGTATTAGAAATATTAACCAATCAATGGGTTTTACTTGCAATCACATTATGCAGTGCTTATATTTTGAATGCTGAAATTCCTTTGTTTGCTTTAAAAATCAAAAAGTTTACTGTGAAGGACAATGTACTTCAAATTGTGTTTTTATTGATTTCTTTGCTATTGGTAGTAACGCTTCAATATATAGCAATTCCTCTAATCATCATTTTTTATGTGTTATTATCAGTGGTGAATAATTTGTTTTTGAAAAAGTAGTTTTATTTGAATGGCAAGAAAAACAACTACCCGAAGAACTTCTTATTCCAGAAAAGCGAAACCTCAAAGATCGTTTTTGGCAAGTGGACTTCGTTTCATAATTTATTCTTTTTTAGTATTACTTTTTTTTAGTACTGTTTATCATTATCGTGATGGACTGGCATATTATCTTGGCTTTAAATCAAGTAAAGTTTTAGATGAAGATGAGGTTGATAAACACCTTTCGGATGTTAGAAATATTCAGGTTCTCGAAAACCATAAAGGGAAAGTAATTGGTATTGATGTTTCTGAATTTCAAGGAAAAGTACAATGGGACGAAGTTGAAGTTCTTGAAGAAAAATATCCTGTTAAATTTGTTTTTGTTCGTGCAACTGCGGGAAATGACAGAGTAGACGGACAGTTTAAAAAAAACTGGGAAGGTGCCAAAAAGCATAAAATTATGCGAGGTGCTTATCATTATTACCGACCGAATGAAAATTCTATCGAGCAGGCGAATCTTTTTATTAAAACAGTAAAATTACAAAAGGGTGATTTACCGCCTGTTTTGGATATTGAAAAATTGCCAAAGAATCAACCTTTGGACAGTTTGAAAAAAGGTTTAAAACGCTGGTTAAATAAAGTGGAAGCGCATTATCAGGTTCGTCCGATAATTTATACAGGGGAACGTTATTATGACGATTTTTTGAAAGAAGAATTTGGAGGATATCTATTTTGGATCGCCAATTATAATTTCTACAGAGAGAAAATTGAACCTGATTGGCTTTTTTGGCAATTTACTGAGAAAGCATCTTTA
This uncultured Flavobacterium sp. DNA region includes the following protein-coding sequences:
- a CDS encoding PorV/PorQ family protein, translated to MNIGVDAAALGMSSAVVASTNDVNSVYWNPAGLTHLEDHQISLMHANYFANIAQYDFIGYASPIDDRSAWGISMIRFGVDDIMDTTQLIDNQGNIDYNRISLFSTADYGFTFSYARKLPVEGFQYGVNAKIIRRIIGKFANSWGFGFDVGLQFERNDWKFGLMLRDITTTYNVWNIDEQEYAKIANAIPGKNNELPESTEITLPKAQLGVSKRFDFHNDYSLLVATNLNMRFEQTNDIISSKVVSIDPALGFEFGYTDLVFLRAGAGNFQNVTQLDNTEKVNFQPNIGLGFKYKGIQVDYALTDLGNQSTALYSNIFSLKVDLGIFR
- a CDS encoding CDP-alcohol phosphatidyltransferase family protein, whose translation is MNIKKHIPNLITLINLFCGCIAVVFVSRGIETGDSWNYEMAFYMVCLGIFFDFFDGFFARLFKVSSPLGLQLDSLADMVTSGVAPGYVMYSLFTNSAHELGTNPAIPFLGFIITLGSCYRLANFNIDTRQTDSFIGLPTPANALFILSLPLVLKFSDSLMVLEILTNQWVLLAITLCSAYILNAEIPLFALKIKKFTVKDNVLQIVFLLISLLLVVTLQYIAIPLIIIFYVLLSVVNNLFLKK
- a CDS encoding glycoside hydrolase family 25 protein gives rise to the protein MARKTTTRRTSYSRKAKPQRSFLASGLRFIIYSFLVLLFFSTVYHYRDGLAYYLGFKSSKVLDEDEVDKHLSDVRNIQVLENHKGKVIGIDVSEFQGKVQWDEVEVLEEKYPVKFVFVRATAGNDRVDGQFKKNWEGAKKHKIMRGAYHYYRPNENSIEQANLFIKTVKLQKGDLPPVLDIEKLPKNQPLDSLKKGLKRWLNKVEAHYQVRPIIYTGERYYDDFLKEEFGGYLFWIANYNFYREKIEPDWLFWQFTEKASLPGIKHRVDVNIYNGDLEQLQFITVE